In Pseudobythopirellula maris, the genomic stretch TAGCGCAGTCGCTCCAAGGCCTCGCCCCGCAGCTCTTCGCTTGGCGCCAACAGAGTGTGGCGGATCAGCGACGCGGTCGCCTCGACACCGTACATCCGCCCGAGAGCATCGACGAACGCCACACACATCCGCTCTTCGATGGCTCTTTCGCTGGCTTTGGCCGAGTCTTGGCCCGAGGCGAGCCGCTCGAACACCGGGATGGCGGTCGTGTCGACCTCTGCTTGCAATTCTTCGAGCACGCTTTCCGCCGTATCGGGCTGCTCGCCGATCGCCCGTCGCCACGCGGCGATGCGGACTTTCCATTCTTTCTCGGCCTTCATCGCGTGGCGCCGCTCTGCTCGACGCCTGGCGGCTTCGTCGGGCGAGACGAGCTCGCCCTCGTCCCACACTCGGTCCAAGGCTCGCAAGGCGGTCTTGTTCGACGCGTCGGCCTGGAGCACGCCGAGCCAATGGTAAAACGCCTCGTCTTCGAGTCCCTGGCGGCGGCACCAGCGAGCCAAGTCAAAGTGGCCCTGAGGCGTGTTGGGCGTTAGCTCACGAGTCGCCTCGTAGCGGTCGAGCCGCTCGTCTTCCCGCGCGAGTCGTTGGGCCTCACGCACCGGCATCGGCTCATCCCCCACCAGCACCATGCCGGCGGATCCAGTAGCGACTGATACGCCGGCGGTTGGCGCGGTTGGCTGAGCCATCGACTGGGTGTATCCACCCAACACCACCAGACAGCCCCAAGAAAAACACCCCAGACCTCCCAGCACCCGCCGCCTTGCCTTGCGGCAACCCTTCGTGACCATTGTCAGATCCTTCGACCGAGTGAGCGAATTCCAGCCTCTCAAGCCGATTCGTTCAACCGTCGGAGAATATTCCGCTCGCAGCGGCCGCACGGAGAATCGCGTTCATTCTTCCGCTTTTGGCGCCACGGTCCACATCACCAAGCCGCCGCGTGGCGGCAGTTCGAACGAGCGATCGTCGGTCGCACGATCGACGCCCGCCACCTCATTGAAGCCGTCGTCGTTGAGCGCGCGCCAGGCGGCGCCCTCGGCCAAGTCGTCGGGAAGCGTGACCTGCTGTGGCTCGTCCGAGCCGTTGATGGCCGCCACGTACCAGCGGTCGCCGCTGCGGCGGGCGATGGCGGCGTGGCTGCCGGGGTAGCCGGCGATGAAGCGGGTTTCGTCCCATACGGTGGGCAATTGCTTGAGATAGTCGATCTCGTCGGCGCCCAGCGTTTCGAGGTCGCTCGGCTTGAGGCCCAGGTGCGTCACGGTGGAGAAGTAGAGCACCGGCAGGGCCATCTCAAAGCTCAGCCGGGTGCGGCGCTGCGGCCCGTCGGACCATGGCGTGAGCCGCTCGCCGACCATCAGCGGCGTGAAGTCCATCGGCGCCACGGCCGCGCGGGTGAACGGCAGCACCGCGCAGTGCCCCGGCTGGGCGTCGGCGTCCGCCTGCTCGAACGTGCTGTACTCCATGCCGCGGACCGCCTCGTTCGTGACGAAGTTCGGGTACATCCGCTCCCAGCCGCGCGGCAACGTCGTGCCGTGGAAGTTGACCGAGAGCCCGTAGCGGGCCGCGTCGCGGGAGAGCTGCTCGTAGAACCGCATGCCCGACTGCTTGTCGCCGCCGAAGAAGTCGACCTTGATCCCCTTCACGCCGATCTTCTCGAGCCAGGCCATCTCCTCGCCGCGGGCCACCTTGGTGTGCATGCGGTCGCGGGGCGACTGGGGGGCGTCGTTGGCGGCGCCGTTCGAGTTGTACCACAGCAGCACGTCGACCCCCGCCTCGCGGGCCTCTTCGACGAGCTTGGCGATCTCGTCGCGGCCGATCTGCGTGTCCCACAGGGCGTCGATCAGCACGTACTCCCAGCCGAGTTCGGAGGCCATCTTGATATAGTTGCGCTGGACCG encodes the following:
- a CDS encoding glycoside hydrolase family 97 protein → MSTRLRSSIRVCLLSVIALPTALGLMGLVATAQAAVVTSPDGQLAVEVSVEDGRLGYQATLGEQIVLARSSLGLKSSWGDFTKGVVLAGETKPFDLEVEYELPAGKTSAVKRAMRHAEYTIADADGHRLDVLLRVANDGLAFAYRFAKSGPKRIVVEREATSFATPEGATGFLHPMPEAKSGWSRTQPSYEEHYKIDTPVGEPSSMEHGWCFPALFRVGDAGWLLVSETGVDGGYCGGKLAHKSTGGVYKIAFPQPPENDPDDPVAPTVKAGDLMPWRYVVVGETLAPIVENTWATDLVEPRYEAERPRPGRVAWSWLSLKDDATIASVQRNYIKMASELGWEYVLIDALWDTQIGRDEIAKLVEEAREAGVDVLLWYNSNGAANDAPQSPRDRMHTKVARGEEMAWLEKIGVKGIKVDFFGGDKQSGMRFYEQLSRDAARYGLSVNFHGTTLPRGWERMYPNFVTNEAVRGMEYSTFEQADADAQPGHCAVLPFTRAAVAPMDFTPLMVGERLTPWSDGPQRRTRLSFEMALPVLYFSTVTHLGLKPSDLETLGADEIDYLKQLPTVWDETRFIAGYPGSHAAIARRSGDRWYVAAINGSDEPQQVTLPDDLAEGAAWRALNDDGFNEVAGVDRATDDRSFELPPRGGLVMWTVAPKAEE